One genomic window of Mycteria americana isolate JAX WOST 10 ecotype Jacksonville Zoo and Gardens chromosome 6, USCA_MyAme_1.0, whole genome shotgun sequence includes the following:
- the EXOSC1 gene encoding exosome complex component CSL4, with product MAPPGRYCVPGERLCSAEEATAGSGTYTRHGFIFSSLAGCLEKRSEDSGLPVVSVVRDAESQLLPDVGAVVTCKVCSINSRFAKVHILYVGSTPLKSTFRGTIRREDIRATEKDKVEVYKSFRPGDIVLAKVISLGDAQSNYLLSTAENELGVVVARSEAGVQMVPISWCEMQCPRTHTKDLRKVARVQPQFLQT from the exons ATGGCGCCTCCCGGTCGGTACTGTGTCCCCG GCGAGCGGCTGTGCAGCGCGGAGGAGGCCACGGCTGGCAGCGGGACTTACACCCGGCACGGCTTCATCTTCTCCTCGCTGGCTGgctgcctggagaaaaggagcgAGGACAGCGGG ctgcccgTTGTGTCAGTGGTGAGAGACGCCGAGTCCCAGCTCCTGCCCGATGTGGGGGCCGTGGTGACGTGCAAG GTTTGCAGCATTAACTCCCGCTTTGCCAAGGTGCACATCCTGTATGTTGGCTCCACGCCACTGAAATCCACCTTCCGGGGGACCATACG GAGAGAAGATATTCGAGCCACGGAGAAGGATAAG GTCGAAGTGTACAAGAGTTTCCGCCCCGGTGACATAGTCCTGGCCAAAGTC ATCTCGCTGGGGGACGCGCAGTCCAACTACCTGCTGAGCACGGCGGAGAACGAGCTGGGCGTGGTGGTGGCGCGCAGCGAGGCAG gggtgcAGATGGTGCCCATCAGCTGGTGCGAGATGCAGTGCCCGCGGACGCACACCAAGGACCTCCGAAAGGTGGCCCGCGTGCAGCCCCAGTTCCTGCAGACCTAG
- the PGAM1 gene encoding phosphoglycerate mutase 1, producing the protein MAAYRLVLVRHGESAWNLENRFSGWYDADLSPAGQQEARRGGEALRDAGYEFDICFTSVQKRAIRTLWTVLDAIDQMWLPVIRTWRLNERHYGALTGLNKAETAAKHGEAQVKIWRRSYDIPPPPMQSDHPFYSTICKDRRYADLTEDQLPTCESLKDTIARALPFWNEEIVPQIKEGKRVLIAAHGNSLRGIVKHLEGMSEEAIMELNLPTGIPIVYELDKNLKPVKPMQFLGDEETVRKAMEAVAAQGKVKK; encoded by the exons ATGGCCGCCTACCGCCTCGTCCTCGTCCGCCACGGCGAGAGCGCCTGGAACCTGGAGAACCGCTTCAGCGGTTGGTACGATGCCGATCTCAGCCCCGCCGGTCAGCAagaggcgcggcgcggcggcgaggCCTTACGAG ATGCCGGTTACGAGTTCGACATTTGCTTCACCTCGGTACAGAAACGGGCCATCCGTACCCTCTGGACCGTCCTGGATGCCATCGATCAGATGTGGTTACCCGTTATCCGAACCTGGCGCCTGAACGAGAGGCACTACGGGGCTCTCACTGGTTTGAACAAGGCTGAGACGGCGGCGAAGCACGGCGAGGCGCAGGTGAAGATCTGGAGGCGCTCGTACGACATCCCTCCACCTCCCATGCAGTCAGATCACCCCTTCTACAGCACCATCTGCAAG GACCGTCGCTACGCTGACCTGACAGAGGACCAGCTGCCAACATGCGAGAGCCTGAAGGACACCATCGCCCGGGCTCTGCCCTTCTGGAATGAGGAAATTGTCCCGCAGATCAAAGAAGGGAAGCGAGTCCTTATTGCTGCCCACGGCAACAGCCTGCGTGGGATTGTCAAGCACCTGGAAG GCATGTCGGAAGAGGCCATCATGGAGCTGAATCTGCCCACCGGCATCCCTATTGTTTACGAGCTGGACAAGAACCTGAAACCCGTCAAGCCCATGCAGTTCCTGGGGGATGAGGAGACGGTGCGCAAGGCCATGGAGGCCGTCGCTGCTCAGGGCAAGGTCAAGAAGTGA